A single region of the Candidatus Dadabacteria bacterium genome encodes:
- the hemB gene encoding porphobilinogen synthase: MSTRRKPKIKTPERDIPSLDLSARPRRNRKSPSVRNLVRETSLLPGDLVYPLFIHDKNGDEEIESMPGCKRWSIQGLVEEVRQSHSLGVGAAMIFPAIEDGLKSPFAEECYNPRGLVPRAIAAIKKEAPEVAVITDIALDPYSSDGHDGVVSPSGEILNDVTVEVLCKQALCHAAAGVDIVAPSDMMDGRVGAIRETLDEEGYTNVSIMSYTVKYASSFYGPFRGALDSAPRGGDKMTYQMDPANSTEALRELILDEEEGADMVMVKPAGYYLDLVSQFRENTDLPVAAYQVSGEYLMIKAAAQSGWLEEEKIILESLLSIKRAGADIVITYFAKKAAEILSRNQG, translated from the coding sequence ATGAGCACCAGAAGAAAACCTAAAATAAAAACGCCGGAGAGAGACATCCCGTCTCTTGACCTCTCCGCAAGACCGAGAAGAAACCGTAAATCCCCTTCCGTAAGAAACCTCGTGCGGGAAACTTCGCTTCTGCCGGGAGATCTTGTGTACCCGCTTTTTATCCACGATAAAAACGGCGATGAGGAAATAGAATCGATGCCCGGATGCAAAAGGTGGAGCATCCAGGGTCTTGTGGAGGAAGTGAGGCAGTCCCACAGTCTGGGCGTCGGGGCGGCAATGATTTTCCCGGCAATCGAAGACGGTCTTAAATCTCCTTTCGCCGAGGAGTGCTATAACCCGAGGGGCCTTGTGCCAAGAGCCATAGCCGCCATTAAAAAAGAGGCTCCGGAAGTCGCCGTCATAACGGATATCGCCCTTGATCCGTACTCAAGCGACGGGCACGACGGCGTGGTGTCCCCGTCCGGGGAAATACTTAACGATGTAACAGTCGAAGTGCTCTGCAAGCAGGCTCTATGCCATGCAGCCGCGGGAGTCGACATAGTCGCCCCAAGCGATATGATGGACGGGAGGGTCGGAGCGATCAGGGAGACTCTTGACGAAGAGGGTTATACAAACGTTTCGATAATGTCGTACACGGTAAAGTACGCCTCCTCTTTTTACGGACCTTTTCGCGGAGCGCTTGACTCAGCACCCAGAGGCGGGGACAAGATGACCTACCAGATGGACCCCGCAAACTCAACGGAAGCCCTGAGGGAGCTCATCTTGGATGAAGAAGAGGGTGCGGACATGGTGATGGTGAAACCCGCAGGGTACTACCTGGATCTGGTATCCCAGTTTCGGGAGAACACGGACCTGCCGGTGGCGGCCTATCAGGTAAGTGGCGAATACCTAATGATAAAGGCAGCCGCGCAATCGGGGTGGCTTGAGGAGGAGAAAATAATCCTTGAAAGCCTTCTTAGCATAAAAAGGGCCGGAGCTGACATCGTAATCACCTATTTTGCGAAAAAGGCGGCTGAAATTCTTAGCAGAAACCAAGGGTAA
- a CDS encoding methyltransferase domain-containing protein, protein MNSNKTQDVSNATYTMGYSDDFQKLLRRRNAQTSAAHLLPHLEPGMRVLDFGCGPGTISVGLAEAVSPGEFFGVDMEASQIEIAQAAAEAGGHRNATFQTADVTDLPFEDDSFDVAHCHAVLMHAPDTVAVLTEVRRVLKPGGIISSREMFVDSSFLEPSMRDGWETFAKLIGANGGHPQIGRELKRLFIESGFRDISASVSFEPFSAAEDIDFLHGFIAAWFFSPPTVSAATMYGIATREQFDGWRRELDEWKDTPGALAAFAWGEAIGRK, encoded by the coding sequence ATGAACAGCAACAAGACCCAAGATGTTTCCAACGCCACCTACACCATGGGATACAGCGACGATTTTCAGAAATTGCTCAGGCGCCGCAACGCGCAGACCAGCGCCGCGCACCTGCTCCCGCACCTTGAGCCGGGCATGCGGGTTCTTGATTTCGGGTGCGGCCCCGGAACGATTTCGGTGGGACTGGCAGAGGCGGTTTCACCCGGAGAGTTTTTCGGCGTCGATATGGAGGCCTCGCAGATCGAGATCGCACAAGCCGCCGCGGAGGCCGGCGGACACCGAAACGCGACATTCCAGACCGCCGACGTGACGGATCTGCCCTTTGAGGATGACTCGTTTGACGTCGCCCACTGCCACGCCGTGCTCATGCACGCCCCGGACACGGTGGCCGTTCTGACGGAGGTTCGTAGGGTTCTGAAGCCCGGCGGTATCATCTCAAGCCGGGAGATGTTTGTTGACTCTTCGTTCCTTGAGCCTTCGATGAGAGACGGATGGGAAACGTTCGCGAAGCTTATCGGGGCTAACGGGGGCCACCCTCAGATCGGCAGGGAACTCAAGCGGCTTTTTATCGAATCCGGTTTCCGGGATATAAGCGCTAGCGTTTCGTTTGAGCCTTTCTCGGCGGCTGAAGACATTGATTTTCTACACGGTTTCATTGCTGCCTGGTTTTTCTCTCCGCCCACCGTTTCGGCGGCCACGATGTACGGGATTGCCACCCGGGAGCAGTTCGATGGCTGGCGCCGCGAGCTTGATGAGTGGAAGGATACCCCCGGAGCGCTTGCGGCTTTTGCCTGGGGAGAGGCCATAGGGCGTAAGTAG
- the htpG gene encoding molecular chaperone HtpG, whose protein sequence is MTREKTEKHEFQAEVRRLMDIVINSLYTDKEIFIRELVSNASDALEKLRYIQLTEKEIYDEALPLEIEISTSSEDNTITFTDYGIGMSRKELVENLGTIARSGSRSFLDAMEKSGTEGGDLIGQFGVGFYSSFMVADSVEVVTRGYRKNSEHLVWQSSGDGVFEITKGKGHRRGTKVIVSLREDAKEYSDPDVIGDILRKYSAFVPFPLKLNGEQINTTEAVWLRNRSEITDQEYGGFYRFQTNSFDEPRYRLHFSSEAPIDMNVLLFVPEDNMERLGFGRMDPGVGLYSRRVLIDASPKNLFPEWARFLKGVVDSADIPLNISRETMQDSSLVRKLNSAIAKRFIKFLEQNSADDPKSYGDFYGKFGFFIKEGVASDFEHKEQLRGLLRFESSRKGEGELVSFKDYLSGMREGQEEIYYLFGSARDTLENGPHMEFFRSEDIEVLFIYEPIDEFVMSTLGEYEEKKIVSADSVDVGVADKDAESSSERPSEEEKSLCGWMKEVLGERVGDVRMSRRLVESPAAAFNSDSTMTQGMKRIMRNISAGADMRSVVRLEINGDHALIKNLASMREKDTEFAAVIVEQLFDNALLAAGYMENPGSMVGRINKLLERLSSG, encoded by the coding sequence ATGACTAGGGAGAAAACTGAAAAGCACGAGTTCCAGGCCGAAGTGCGAAGGCTGATGGATATCGTGATCAATTCCCTCTATACGGACAAGGAGATATTCATCAGGGAGCTTGTTTCAAACGCTTCTGACGCGCTAGAGAAACTGAGGTACATACAGCTTACCGAAAAAGAGATATACGACGAGGCTCTCCCGCTTGAAATCGAAATATCCACCTCAAGTGAGGACAATACGATCACCTTTACCGACTACGGCATCGGAATGAGCAGAAAGGAGCTTGTTGAGAACCTGGGAACTATAGCCCGCTCGGGCTCAAGGAGCTTTCTTGACGCGATGGAGAAAAGCGGGACCGAGGGGGGAGACCTGATCGGGCAGTTCGGAGTGGGCTTTTACAGCTCCTTTATGGTCGCCGATTCGGTTGAGGTAGTGACCCGCGGCTACAGGAAGAACTCGGAGCACCTCGTCTGGCAAAGCAGCGGGGACGGAGTGTTCGAGATAACAAAGGGAAAAGGGCACAGAAGGGGAACGAAGGTCATCGTGTCTTTAAGGGAGGATGCAAAGGAATACTCAGATCCGGACGTGATAGGGGATATTCTCAGAAAATACTCCGCGTTTGTTCCCTTCCCTCTTAAGCTAAACGGCGAGCAGATAAACACCACGGAAGCCGTCTGGCTTCGCAACAGGAGCGAGATTACGGATCAGGAGTACGGGGGCTTTTACAGGTTCCAGACAAACTCCTTTGACGAACCGAGATACAGGCTTCATTTCTCCTCGGAGGCCCCGATTGACATGAACGTGCTTCTGTTCGTGCCGGAGGACAACATGGAGCGCCTTGGATTCGGGAGAATGGACCCGGGAGTGGGTCTTTACTCAAGGAGGGTTCTTATAGATGCCTCTCCCAAGAATCTTTTTCCCGAGTGGGCGAGGTTCCTTAAGGGCGTGGTGGACAGCGCCGATATTCCTCTTAACATCTCAAGGGAGACCATGCAGGACAGCTCTCTTGTGAGGAAGCTTAATTCCGCCATCGCTAAAAGATTCATAAAGTTCCTCGAGCAGAACTCGGCTGACGACCCCAAGAGTTACGGTGATTTCTACGGCAAGTTCGGGTTTTTCATAAAGGAGGGAGTGGCCTCGGATTTTGAGCACAAGGAGCAGCTTCGGGGGCTGCTCCGCTTCGAGTCCTCGCGCAAGGGGGAAGGGGAACTGGTTTCCTTTAAGGATTACCTCTCGGGGATGCGCGAAGGCCAGGAGGAGATCTATTACCTGTTCGGTTCCGCGAGGGACACTCTTGAGAACGGGCCCCACATGGAGTTTTTCCGCTCAGAGGATATAGAGGTTCTTTTTATATACGAGCCGATTGACGAATTCGTGATGTCGACTCTCGGGGAGTATGAGGAAAAAAAGATTGTTTCCGCCGACAGTGTCGACGTAGGAGTTGCGGATAAGGATGCGGAGAGTTCTTCAGAACGTCCTTCCGAGGAGGAAAAATCTCTTTGCGGCTGGATGAAGGAAGTGCTTGGCGAGAGGGTCGGGGACGTGCGCATGAGCAGGAGGCTCGTTGAGAGCCCCGCCGCCGCGTTTAACTCAGATTCCACCATGACCCAGGGGATGAAGAGGATCATGAGGAACATAAGCGCTGGCGCCGACATGCGTTCCGTTGTCCGCCTTGAGATAAACGGCGACCACGCGCTTATAAAGAACCTTGCTTCCATGAGAGAAAAAGACACGGAATTCGCCGCAGTCATAGTTGAGCAACTCTTTGATAACGCGCTTTTGGCCGCCGGGTACATGGAGAATCCCGGAAGTATGGTCGGAAGAATAAACAAGCTGCTTGAGCGGCTGAGTTCCGGGTGA
- a CDS encoding DUF479 domain-containing protein: MNYLAHIRLAGDDPECLIGNFLGDFVKGRLTEDR; the protein is encoded by the coding sequence ATGAACTACCTTGCCCATATCCGCCTTGCCGGGGATGACCCGGAGTGCTTGATAGGAAATTTCCTGGGCGATTTCGTGAAGGGCCGCCTCACCGAGGACCGCTA